In Castanea sativa cultivar Marrone di Chiusa Pesio chromosome 6, ASM4071231v1, a single window of DNA contains:
- the LOC142640150 gene encoding uncharacterized protein LOC142640150, with translation MYLPAFQQLKLDPGRLCPFDSPFVSLSGDRVYPKGIVTLKVTIGTYPKQQTRQLDFLVVDCPSSYNVIIGRPTLNRWKAVTSIYCLKVKFPTEDGVSEVKGDQVLARECYQAVLAAKENHAWTIEKEKEDKVEALEAVKLVEGETAKTTRIGTTLSPEMRTKLIQFLKENLDVFAWSHEDMPDISRQVIQHKLNVDPEKKPIQQRRRVFAPERSQAITDEVNKLLQANFIREVYYPEWLANVVLDTTR, from the exons ATGTACTTACCGGCCTTCCAACAGTTGAAACTAGATCCTGGGAGATTATGCCCCTTCGACTCCCCCTTCGTCAGCTTAAGCGGGGACAGGGTGTACCCCAAGGGCATAGTGACATTAAAAGTCACAATAGGAACCTACCCGAAGCAACAGACCCGTCAGTTGGACTTCCTGGTGGTAGATTGCCCATCCTCATATAATGTAATCATTGGTAGACCCACGCTCAATAGGTGGAAGGCGGTCACGTCCATCTACTGCCTaaaggtgaaattcccaactGAGGACGGCGTTAGCGAAGTGAAAGGGGATCAGGTCCTAGCcagggaatgctaccaggctGTATTGGCTGCAAAAGAGAACCATGCATGGACAATcgagaaggaaaaagaagacaaagtagAAGCTTTGGAAGCAGTGAAACTCGTCGAGGGAGAGACCGCCAAGACGACGAGGATAGGAACAACCTTAAGTCCTGAGATGAGGACGAAGCTCATTCAATTTCTCAAGGAAAATttggatgtctttgcatggagtcacgaggatatgcccGACATATCACGCCAGGTCATTCAGCACAAGTTGAACGTAGATCCCGAGAAAAAGCCCATCCAACAGAGACGACGagtctttgcccccgaacgaagCCAGGCAATCACCGACGAAGTTAACAAGTTGTTGCAAGCAAACTTCATTCGGGAAGTTTATTATCCcgagtggctggccaacgtcgtgctg gatacaaccagataa
- the LOC142641337 gene encoding alcohol dehydrogenase-like 6 isoform X2, producing MSNINIIAPRPHVITCKAAVAWGAGEPLVMEQVEVSPPQAMEIRIQVVSTSLCRSDFTAWQSHAIFPRIFGHEASGIVESVGQGVTEFKEGDHVLTVFTGECMQCRQCTSGKSNICEVLGLERRGVMHSDQKTRFSINGKPIYHYCAVSSFSEYTVVHSGCAVKVSPLAPLEKICLLSCGVAAGLGAAWNVADICKGSTVVIFGLGTVGLSVAQGAKLRGASRIIGVDTNPEKGENAKAFGITEFLDPNDCNEPIQQVIKRITGGGADYSFECIGDTGMITTALQSCCDGWGLTVTLGVPKEKPEVTAHYGLFLTGRTLKGSLFGGWKPKSDLPSLVEKYMKKIDEFITHNIPFEDINKAFNLMREGRCLRCVIHMPK from the exons ATgtcaaacatcaatatcatcgCTCCTCGTCCTCATGTCATTACATGCAAAG ctGCGGTGGCTTGGGGAGCTGGAGAGCCATTGGTGATGGAGCAAGTGGAAGTGAGTCCGCCACAAGCCATGGAGATCAGAATTCAAGTTGTCTCCACCTCTCTCTGCCGCAGTGATTTCACTGCTTGGCAATCCCAT GCTATTTTTCCTCGAATATTTGGCCATGAAGCATCGGG GATTGTCGAGAGTGTGGGGCAAGGAGTGACTGAATTCAAAGAGGGGGACCATGTGCTAACTGTATTTACTGGAGAATGCATGCAATGCAGACAATGTACATCAGGAAAAAGCAACATCTGTGAAGTTCtggggttggaaagaagaggtGTGATGCATAGTGATCAGAAGACACGATTCTCAATAAATGGAAAGCCTATCTATCACTATTGTGCGGTCTCAAGTTTCAGTGAATATACAGTGGTGCACTCTGGATGTGCTGTCAAAGTGAGCCCACTGGCACCTCTGGAGAAAATATGCCTTCTGAGTTGTGGAGTAGCTGCAG GTTTGGGTGCAGCTTGGAATGTTGCTGATATATGTAAAGGATCAACTGTGGTGATTTTTGGACTTGGAACAGTGGGCCTTTCT GTCGCACAAGGTGCCAAACTTCGGGGGGCATCTCGAATAATTGGTGTGGACACTAATCCTGAGAAGGGTGAAAATG CAAAGGCTTTTGGAATAACAGAGTTTCTCGACCCAAATGACTGTAATGAACCTATTCAACAG GTTATTAAGCGTATCACTGGTGGAGGGGCAGATTACTCATTTGAATGTATAGGTGATACCGGAATGATAACTACTGCATTGCAGTCATGTTGTGAT GGATGGGGTTTGACTGTTACTCTTGGTGTACCAAAAGAAAAGCCAGAGGTGACAGCTCATTACGGACTATTTCTTACTGGAAGAACATTAAAAGGTTCTCTATTTGGTGGATGGAAACCTAAATCTGATCTGCCCTCATTAGTGGAAAAGTATATGAAGAAG ATCGACGAATTCATTACTCACAATATTCCATTTGAAGATATCAACAAAGCTTTCAATCTCATGAGAGAAGGGAGGTGTTTGCGTTGTGTTATTCACATGCcaaagtaa
- the LOC142641337 gene encoding alcohol dehydrogenase-like 6 isoform X1: MSNINIIAPRPHVITCKAAVAWGAGEPLVMEQVEVSPPQAMEIRIQVVSTSLCRSDFTAWQSHAIFPRIFGHEASGIVESVGQGVTEFKEGDHVLTVFTGECMQCRQCTSGKSNICEVLGLERRGVMHSDQKTRFSINGKPIYHYCAVSSFSEYTVVHSGCAVKVSPLAPLEKICLLSCGVAAGLGAAWNVADICKGSTVVIFGLGTVGLSVAQGAKLRGASRIIGVDTNPEKGENAKAFGITEFLDPNDCNEPIQQVIKRITGGGADYSFECIGDTGMITTALQSCCDGWGLTVTLGVPKEKPEVTAHYGLFLTGRTLKGSLFGGWKPKSDLPSLVEKYMKKEIQIDEFITHNIPFEDINKAFNLMREGRCLRCVIHMPK, translated from the exons ATgtcaaacatcaatatcatcgCTCCTCGTCCTCATGTCATTACATGCAAAG ctGCGGTGGCTTGGGGAGCTGGAGAGCCATTGGTGATGGAGCAAGTGGAAGTGAGTCCGCCACAAGCCATGGAGATCAGAATTCAAGTTGTCTCCACCTCTCTCTGCCGCAGTGATTTCACTGCTTGGCAATCCCAT GCTATTTTTCCTCGAATATTTGGCCATGAAGCATCGGG GATTGTCGAGAGTGTGGGGCAAGGAGTGACTGAATTCAAAGAGGGGGACCATGTGCTAACTGTATTTACTGGAGAATGCATGCAATGCAGACAATGTACATCAGGAAAAAGCAACATCTGTGAAGTTCtggggttggaaagaagaggtGTGATGCATAGTGATCAGAAGACACGATTCTCAATAAATGGAAAGCCTATCTATCACTATTGTGCGGTCTCAAGTTTCAGTGAATATACAGTGGTGCACTCTGGATGTGCTGTCAAAGTGAGCCCACTGGCACCTCTGGAGAAAATATGCCTTCTGAGTTGTGGAGTAGCTGCAG GTTTGGGTGCAGCTTGGAATGTTGCTGATATATGTAAAGGATCAACTGTGGTGATTTTTGGACTTGGAACAGTGGGCCTTTCT GTCGCACAAGGTGCCAAACTTCGGGGGGCATCTCGAATAATTGGTGTGGACACTAATCCTGAGAAGGGTGAAAATG CAAAGGCTTTTGGAATAACAGAGTTTCTCGACCCAAATGACTGTAATGAACCTATTCAACAG GTTATTAAGCGTATCACTGGTGGAGGGGCAGATTACTCATTTGAATGTATAGGTGATACCGGAATGATAACTACTGCATTGCAGTCATGTTGTGAT GGATGGGGTTTGACTGTTACTCTTGGTGTACCAAAAGAAAAGCCAGAGGTGACAGCTCATTACGGACTATTTCTTACTGGAAGAACATTAAAAGGTTCTCTATTTGGTGGATGGAAACCTAAATCTGATCTGCCCTCATTAGTGGAAAAGTATATGAAGAAG GAAATTCAGATCGACGAATTCATTACTCACAATATTCCATTTGAAGATATCAACAAAGCTTTCAATCTCATGAGAGAAGGGAGGTGTTTGCGTTGTGTTATTCACATGCcaaagtaa
- the LOC142641337 gene encoding alcohol dehydrogenase-like 6 isoform X3, which produces MSNINIIAPRPHVITCKAAVAWGAGEPLVMEQVEVSPPQAMEIRIQVVSTSLCRSDFTAWQSHAIFPRIFGHEASGIVESVGQGVTEFKEGDHVLTVFTGECMQCRQCTSGKSNICEVLGLERRGVMHSDQKTRFSINGKPIYHYCAVSSFSEYTVVHSGCAVKVSPLAPLEKICLLSCGVAAGLGAAWNVADICKGSTVVIFGLGTVGLSVAQGAKLRGASRIIGVDTNPEKGENAKAFGITEFLDPNDCNEPIQQVIKRITGGGADYSFECIGDTGMITTALQSCCDGWGLTVTLGVPKEKPEVTAHYGLFLTGRTLKGSLFGGWKPKSDLPSLVEKYMKKELVAANPCLLRNEKYGNI; this is translated from the exons ATgtcaaacatcaatatcatcgCTCCTCGTCCTCATGTCATTACATGCAAAG ctGCGGTGGCTTGGGGAGCTGGAGAGCCATTGGTGATGGAGCAAGTGGAAGTGAGTCCGCCACAAGCCATGGAGATCAGAATTCAAGTTGTCTCCACCTCTCTCTGCCGCAGTGATTTCACTGCTTGGCAATCCCAT GCTATTTTTCCTCGAATATTTGGCCATGAAGCATCGGG GATTGTCGAGAGTGTGGGGCAAGGAGTGACTGAATTCAAAGAGGGGGACCATGTGCTAACTGTATTTACTGGAGAATGCATGCAATGCAGACAATGTACATCAGGAAAAAGCAACATCTGTGAAGTTCtggggttggaaagaagaggtGTGATGCATAGTGATCAGAAGACACGATTCTCAATAAATGGAAAGCCTATCTATCACTATTGTGCGGTCTCAAGTTTCAGTGAATATACAGTGGTGCACTCTGGATGTGCTGTCAAAGTGAGCCCACTGGCACCTCTGGAGAAAATATGCCTTCTGAGTTGTGGAGTAGCTGCAG GTTTGGGTGCAGCTTGGAATGTTGCTGATATATGTAAAGGATCAACTGTGGTGATTTTTGGACTTGGAACAGTGGGCCTTTCT GTCGCACAAGGTGCCAAACTTCGGGGGGCATCTCGAATAATTGGTGTGGACACTAATCCTGAGAAGGGTGAAAATG CAAAGGCTTTTGGAATAACAGAGTTTCTCGACCCAAATGACTGTAATGAACCTATTCAACAG GTTATTAAGCGTATCACTGGTGGAGGGGCAGATTACTCATTTGAATGTATAGGTGATACCGGAATGATAACTACTGCATTGCAGTCATGTTGTGAT GGATGGGGTTTGACTGTTACTCTTGGTGTACCAAAAGAAAAGCCAGAGGTGACAGCTCATTACGGACTATTTCTTACTGGAAGAACATTAAAAGGTTCTCTATTTGGTGGATGGAAACCTAAATCTGATCTGCCCTCATTAGTGGAAAAGTATATGAAGAAG GAATTGGTTGCAGCAAATCCTTGCCtattaagaaatgaaaaatatggCAATATTTGA